CACTGCAGGTACCGTACGAACAGGAGCTCCCGCGTGCACTCCAGGCGATTGTCTTCCAACGCACGCGGCGTCCGATCGCGCAGCGCCGCGTCCCACTCCCACCAGGGCCGATGCCCCTGCTGCACGTGGAGCACCCGGAACAAGGCATAGTCGTCGAGCCACCAGCGCTCCGCACTCAGGAACCGCTTGAAGGCACAAGCGCGCGGGCTCTCGCGGCGCCACTCCTCCTCGACGAACCGATCGAACGCGAGCCGGAGCGCTTCCGCCTTGAGCGCCCGGACGGCCGCATGGTCGAGCCGGCCACCGGATCGTACAACGTCGAGACGCTCGCGCGCCGCGCGGTCGAACGCCCCTTCGGCGCCAAGCGCTCCGAAGTCCACGAGCGCGTGTACGGCGATGAAGATGGGATCAATGGCCTGAGCGCTCATCGCCGAGTACGGTGAGATCTGCCCCGGCGCCATCTCATTGACCGGCAGGATCTGCAGCATGTCCAGGCCGGCGGCGCGCAGCCAGGCCGCCATGTGCTGGATGTCGGCAATCTCGCCGATACCCCAGCTCTCGCTCGATCGCAGCGAGAACAGGGGCACCATCAGGCCCGCGTGTCGTCCTTCCCAGAAATTCACCATGTCTGCAAAGGAACCCGGTCCCTTCGTGTATTCAGGGCGCGAAACAGTCGAACGCATCCTTCCTCGAACAGATGCTCTCCTGGCAGCAGGCTGATCACCACAAAAGCCTCATGTGAAAAGTCGTAGAAGAAGCCAGGATGCACGAGCAGATGCTGCTCCTCGAGCAGCTCGAGCACCAATGTCTCCTCCGGGCATGTCGCGGGCACGCGCACGACCGCCGACCAGCCGCCCTCCACCGGCAGGACGCTGCACGCGGGCGAGTGCTCGACTCGCGCATCGAGAATCCTCGAGTTTCGCCGCAGTCGTTCGCGAATCTCACGGCGAACCGCTTCGCCTCCGGCCAGCAGCCCGCCAACAGCGCATTGCACTGGCGTGCTCACTGACAGATACGTATCGCAGATGACCTCGAGGCGCGCGAGCGCCTGTGCGACGAGCGCCGATGGCCCACCCGCGCCAAGCCACGCCAGCTTGAGCTGGGGTAAGCCCACTGTTTTCGACAGCCCGCCCAGACCAAAGGCCAGCGCCTCGGTCTGGGACAATAGCGCCGACGATCGACTGCCCTCCGGCTCGTGAAGGACGTAGTCCGCGAACACCTCGTCGAGGATGAGGGCAAGCCCACGCGATCGGCAGAGGTCGATGAGCCAGGCCGTTTCGTCTCGACCGAGCAGTGAACCGGTCGGGTTGTTCGGCGACACGACAACCAGCGCGCGTGTGCGCGGCGTGAGGCGCTGCTCGAGCGCTGTGCGGTCGATGTGCCAGCTCCCAGTGTAGACGAGAGGGTACGACACTGCTGTAACCGCCTCGAGCCGCGTCAGGTGCTCGAACAGTGGATAACTCGGCCGAGGGACGAGCACCTCGTCAGCAGCATCGCACAGCAGCTTCAACAAGAAGGCGTATGCCTCGCTCGTGCTGGCCGTCAAGACGATGCGTTCGGCTGGCAGGTCGACGCCGCGACGCTGATAGTCGGACGCCACCGCCCGGCGTGCTTCCATCGAGCCGAACGGCTGCGGCGCGTAGATGCCGGCCGCTGGTGTCGCGAGCGCGTCCAGGAGACCGGGTGGATAGGAGATCTCGACCGTCGTCGGATTGGTGGTCGTGAGGTCGAGAAGGGGCACTCCCTGCTTGCGCAACTCGGCCACCCTCGTCGCCAGCCGGTTGGGGGTGAGCCGATGCGGCACGCGCCGAGAGAACATGGGAGGACTCGTCTAAGCACGCCGGGTCGCCGTATCTAGCGAGGGGTCTTTAGACCCCTCGCGCATTCCAGACCCCTCGCGTGCTTCAGCTCCCTCGGCCCGATGGCCACGCCGCGCTGCGGGCCATTCCCAGGCAACTCGCGGAAGGACGCGGCGAAGCCCCCGAAGGATGCGTACCCGCCGTGCCAGGGCCTGCTCGTCACTTTTCGTCCAGGCGTATCCGTAGCCAGCGCGGACCGCCGGCGGCAGCAGGCCGATGGTGAACAATCGAAGGACCTGGAAGGCGGGCCGGGCCATCCAGGCCAGGGGCGGCTCGAGGAGGTCCCGGGCCAAGAGGCGCGCCGTGTCGGTGACCACAACTTTTCCACTCGACTGCATGAGCTCGAGATAGGCGTCGAGGGCGCCCAGATCGCGCGGTAGAAAGCCGTCGGGGATGTGG
This sequence is a window from Luteitalea sp.. Protein-coding genes within it:
- a CDS encoding aminotransferase class I/II-fold pyridoxal phosphate-dependent enzyme, which gives rise to MFSRRVPHRLTPNRLATRVAELRKQGVPLLDLTTTNPTTVEISYPPGLLDALATPAAGIYAPQPFGSMEARRAVASDYQRRGVDLPAERIVLTASTSEAYAFLLKLLCDAADEVLVPRPSYPLFEHLTRLEAVTAVSYPLVYTGSWHIDRTALEQRLTPRTRALVVVSPNNPTGSLLGRDETAWLIDLCRSRGLALILDEVFADYVLHEPEGSRSSALLSQTEALAFGLGGLSKTVGLPQLKLAWLGAGGPSALVAQALARLEVICDTYLSVSTPVQCAVGGLLAGGEAVRREIRERLRRNSRILDARVEHSPACSVLPVEGGWSAVVRVPATCPEETLVLELLEEQHLLVHPGFFYDFSHEAFVVISLLPGEHLFEEGCVRLFRALNTRRDRVPLQTW